In Planktothrix serta PCC 8927, a single window of DNA contains:
- a CDS encoding cytochrome C: MIGVWSIAIALSLVLALNAGSPPPVIAQNAPTFNQIDNVDVVQPEYQLGYELYLNTCSTCHIPIPPQVFPTQTWQQIIQDEQHYGATLQPLDGPSLLLMWKYLQTYSRPIALKDEAIPYRFNRSRYFKALHPRVELPQPVTVNSCVSCHPGASEFNYRNLTPEWQNSP, encoded by the coding sequence ATGATCGGGGTCTGGAGTATTGCGATCGCGTTATCTCTGGTACTTGCTCTGAATGCAGGTTCTCCCCCTCCTGTTATCGCTCAAAATGCGCCCACCTTCAATCAGATCGACAATGTGGATGTCGTACAACCGGAATATCAATTGGGATATGAACTTTATCTCAACACTTGTTCAACCTGCCATATTCCTATCCCGCCGCAAGTGTTCCCGACCCAAACTTGGCAGCAAATTATCCAAGATGAACAACATTATGGTGCGACACTGCAACCCTTAGATGGGCCATCATTGTTGTTAATGTGGAAATATCTTCAAACCTATTCCCGTCCTATTGCTCTCAAGGATGAAGCAATTCCTTATCGTTTCAATCGTTCTCGTTATTTTAAAGCACTACATCCGCGTGTGGAATTGCCTCAACCTGTCACGGTGAATAGTTGTGTGAGTTGTCATCCAGGTGCATCAGAATTTAACTACCGGAATTTAACACCAGAATGGCAAAATTCTCCTTAA
- a CDS encoding hybrid sensor histidine kinase/response regulator, whose protein sequence is MAKFSLIEFYMMSRLPPLFRRLQKWQGIPLRWVLVVPFLLEISIAVGLTGWLAFSQGEKAINELAQQIENEVSFRIQQHLTTYLSTPHQINKINADAVELGLLDLQNFAEVGQYFWQQLQAFDVGYIYYVLPTGEYAGAGYFLDLNKASIDELSPQTEWKSNTYATDPLGNRTKLLGSFDDYKPRNEAAYTDAVRAKKPIWSQIYQWDNFPDIISISASYPLYNTSNDLVAVLISNLRLSQISEFLKRLKISESGQTFILERNGFLVASSSSKPPYKMVNGVAKRLNAADSQDVMIRETVNAIIQELGQIHSINTDQSVHLSINNQRQFIKITPWKDPWGLDWLIVVVVPESDFMGQINANTQKTIILCIVAVGISTLFGLLTSRWISRKILRLSIASRQIANGNLQQKIQIKGIKEIKILGDSFNQMAEQLQQSFTVLATANETLEQRVEERTTQLQTAKEEAESANQAKSEFLANMSHELRTPLNGILGYAQILQREPNLTPKHLQGLHIIYECGSHLLTLINDILDFSKIEARKLELYPVDFNLEHCLWGIIEVCRLKAEQKELEFSYQPLTPLPEGIHADEKRLRQVLLNLLGNAIKFTNTGSVCFQVQVLSESTESDSVQIYTLRFEVEDTGIGITSEQIQKIFLPFEQVGEHARKAEGTGLGLAISHQIVEMMAGEINVESIPGIGSKFWFDVNLPAAKVQKVKRTETEQKIVSYQGEKRTILIVDDRWENRSVIVNFLEPLGFELLEATQGQEGLEKVKAWYPNVVITDLMMPILGGLEMTRQLRTDPEFSDLIIIASSASVFSADQEECLKAGCNGFLSKPIQEQVLLNQLQEMLKLTWIYKSSEPVKYKSKAPVSVSSLMIPPSQELINLYNLAKGGYILEIQTEANRIKRLDAQYTAFADYIIQLAEDFEDEQIIHFIQPYINK, encoded by the coding sequence ATGGCAAAATTCTCCTTAATCGAATTTTATATGATGTCAAGATTACCTCCTTTGTTTCGTCGGTTGCAGAAATGGCAAGGAATTCCTCTGCGTTGGGTACTTGTCGTTCCCTTTCTCTTAGAAATTTCAATTGCTGTCGGTTTAACGGGTTGGTTAGCTTTCAGTCAGGGAGAAAAAGCGATTAATGAACTCGCACAACAAATTGAAAATGAAGTCAGTTTCCGCATCCAACAACACTTAACTACTTATCTTTCTACCCCCCATCAAATTAATAAAATTAATGCCGATGCTGTTGAATTAGGATTATTAGATCTGCAAAATTTTGCTGAAGTTGGACAATACTTTTGGCAACAACTTCAAGCCTTTGATGTCGGTTATATTTATTATGTATTACCTACAGGAGAATATGCTGGAGCCGGATATTTTTTAGATTTGAATAAAGCCAGCATTGATGAACTTTCTCCCCAAACTGAATGGAAATCTAATACCTATGCAACAGATCCCCTGGGGAATCGGACTAAGTTACTGGGATCTTTTGATGATTATAAGCCCCGCAATGAAGCCGCTTATACCGATGCAGTTCGGGCAAAAAAACCGATTTGGAGCCAAATTTATCAATGGGATAATTTTCCCGATATTATCTCTATTTCTGCCAGTTATCCTCTATATAATACTAGCAATGATTTAGTAGCTGTTCTGATCTCTAATTTACGCCTATCCCAAATTAGTGAGTTTTTAAAACGCTTAAAAATCAGTGAATCTGGACAAACATTTATTTTAGAGCGTAACGGATTTTTAGTAGCAAGTTCATCTTCAAAACCCCCCTATAAAATGGTAAATGGGGTGGCAAAACGGCTCAATGCTGCGGATAGTCAAGATGTTATGATTCGAGAAACTGTTAATGCTATCATTCAAGAATTGGGTCAAATTCACTCGATTAATACAGATCAATCTGTACATCTTTCTATCAATAATCAACGTCAATTCATCAAAATTACCCCTTGGAAAGATCCATGGGGTTTAGATTGGTTGATTGTGGTAGTAGTGCCCGAATCCGATTTTATGGGTCAAATTAATGCGAATACTCAAAAAACAATTATTCTCTGTATTGTGGCTGTGGGAATTTCCACATTATTTGGACTATTAACATCTCGTTGGATTAGTCGAAAAATTCTCCGGTTGAGTATAGCTTCCCGTCAAATTGCTAATGGAAATCTTCAACAAAAAATTCAGATTAAGGGAATTAAAGAAATTAAGATTCTGGGTGATTCTTTTAACCAAATGGCTGAACAATTACAACAATCCTTTACCGTTTTAGCCACAGCGAATGAAACCTTAGAACAACGAGTTGAAGAACGCACAACCCAACTCCAAACCGCTAAGGAAGAAGCTGAATCTGCTAACCAAGCGAAAAGTGAATTTTTGGCAAATATGAGCCATGAATTGCGTACCCCCTTAAATGGCATTTTAGGCTATGCTCAAATTCTGCAACGGGAACCTAATTTAACTCCTAAACATCTACAAGGACTTCATATTATTTATGAGTGTGGTTCTCATTTATTAACCTTAATTAATGATATTTTAGATTTTTCTAAAATCGAAGCGCGTAAACTAGAACTCTATCCTGTAGATTTTAATTTAGAACATTGTTTATGGGGAATTATAGAAGTTTGTCGCCTGAAAGCTGAACAAAAAGAATTAGAATTTAGTTATCAACCTTTAACTCCTTTACCCGAAGGAATTCATGCTGATGAAAAACGGCTCCGCCAGGTTTTATTAAATCTATTAGGAAATGCGATTAAATTTACTAATACTGGATCGGTGTGTTTTCAAGTGCAAGTTTTATCCGAATCAACAGAATCTGATTCCGTTCAAATATATACCTTAAGATTTGAAGTTGAGGATACGGGAATTGGCATTACCTCGGAACAAATTCAAAAAATATTTTTACCCTTTGAACAAGTAGGAGAACACGCCAGAAAAGCCGAAGGAACTGGGTTAGGATTAGCAATTAGTCATCAAATTGTAGAAATGATGGCAGGGGAGATTAATGTTGAAAGTATTCCAGGAATAGGAAGTAAATTTTGGTTTGATGTCAATTTACCAGCCGCTAAAGTTCAAAAAGTTAAAAGGACTGAAACGGAACAAAAAATTGTCAGTTATCAGGGAGAAAAACGGACAATTTTGATTGTAGATGATCGCTGGGAAAATCGATCTGTTATTGTGAATTTTTTAGAACCCCTGGGATTTGAATTGCTTGAAGCAACTCAAGGACAAGAAGGATTAGAAAAAGTTAAAGCCTGGTATCCTAATGTCGTAATTACTGATTTAATGATGCCTATTCTGGGGGGCTTAGAAATGACTCGACAATTAAGAACTGATCCCGAATTTTCTGATCTCATTATTATTGCTTCTTCTGCGTCTGTATTTAGTGCAGATCAAGAAGAATGTTTAAAGGCAGGTTGTAATGGGTTTTTATCTAAACCGATACAAGAACAAGTTTTATTAAATCAACTCCAAGAAATGTTAAAATTAACTTGGATTTACAAAAGTTCGGAGCCAGTAAAATACAAATCAAAAGCACCAGTGTCTGTTAGTTCTTTAATGATTCCTCCATCACAAGAACTGATTAACTTGTATAATCTTGCCAAGGGAGGATATATTTTAGAAATTCAAACTGAAGCCAATCGGATTAAACGGTTAGATGCTCAATATACTGCTTTTGCTGATTATATTATTCAATTGGCTGAGGATTTTGAAGATGAACAAATTATCCATTTTATTCAACCCTATATTAATAAATAA
- a CDS encoding hybrid sensor histidine kinase/response regulator, translating to MKSSYSILIVDDNLTNIKLLLDILNQSGFRVSVAKSGENALVKLQENIPDLILLDVMMPGIDGFETCRQLKENPKTKDIPVIFMTALSELVNKVKGLQVGGVDYITKPIEPEEVLARIQVHLQLRKIQLQLIQTEKMSSLGQLVGGVAHEINNPINFIYGNIFYAQQYVRDLIQTIKLYEQYLPENIPEIQQWSEETDLNFLKDDLPQLLSSMEVGANRIRDLVRSLRVFSRLDEAQLKEINLKEGIESTLMLLSHRLKSTSHRPEIEIIQEYDQFPLIECYASEINQVFIHVLNNAIDAIDSKAMMLENQSKNQEVFIPQIRVQIESATDQKGLKISINDNGIGMSPEVLRRSFDQFFTTKPVGQGTGLGLAIAYAIIVDKHGGTLSCSSEVGQGSEFNIILPLSQEKRLS from the coding sequence ATGAAAAGTTCTTATTCTATTTTAATTGTAGATGATAATCTGACAAACATTAAACTATTATTAGATATTTTAAACCAGTCTGGTTTTCGAGTTTCCGTTGCTAAAAGTGGGGAAAATGCCTTAGTTAAACTTCAAGAAAATATACCTGATTTAATCTTATTAGATGTGATGATGCCGGGAATTGATGGCTTTGAAACTTGTCGTCAGTTAAAGGAAAATCCGAAAACTAAAGATATTCCCGTAATTTTTATGACGGCTCTTAGTGAGTTGGTAAATAAGGTTAAAGGGTTACAAGTAGGAGGCGTTGATTATATTACCAAACCCATTGAACCGGAAGAAGTCTTAGCCAGAATTCAGGTTCATTTGCAATTAAGAAAAATTCAGCTTCAGTTAATTCAAACTGAAAAAATGTCTTCTTTAGGTCAGTTAGTGGGAGGTGTGGCTCATGAAATTAATAACCCGATTAATTTTATTTATGGAAATATCTTTTATGCTCAACAATATGTTAGGGATTTAATTCAAACCATTAAGCTTTATGAACAGTATCTCCCGGAAAATATTCCTGAAATTCAACAGTGGTCTGAAGAAACTGATTTGAACTTTTTAAAAGATGATCTCCCGCAACTTTTATCCTCAATGGAAGTGGGTGCAAATCGAATTCGAGATTTAGTGCGATCGCTACGAGTCTTTTCTCGACTTGATGAAGCACAATTAAAAGAGATAAATCTAAAAGAAGGAATTGAAAGTACATTAATGCTGTTAAGTCATCGCCTGAAATCCACCTCCCATCGTCCTGAAATTGAAATTATTCAAGAGTATGATCAATTCCCTCTGATTGAATGTTATGCTAGTGAGATTAATCAAGTTTTTATTCATGTCTTGAATAATGCTATTGATGCAATTGATAGTAAAGCGATGATGTTAGAAAATCAGTCCAAAAATCAGGAAGTATTCATCCCCCAAATTCGGGTTCAAATTGAATCTGCAACCGATCAAAAGGGATTAAAAATTAGCATTAATGATAATGGTATTGGGATGTCACCTGAAGTTCTACGCCGCAGTTTTGACCAATTTTTTACGACCAAACCTGTCGGACAAGGAACAGGTTTAGGATTAGCGATCGCCTATGCGATTATTGTTGATAAACATGGAGGAACATTAAGCTGTAGTTCTGAAGTCGGACAAGGAAGCGAGTTTAATATCATCTTACCTTTGTCTCAGGAAAAAAGGTTAAGTTAA
- a CDS encoding Uma2 family endonuclease translates to MLMLAKWTIEDYHRMIDAEILTQRQVELLNGEIVEMAPEGEVHAYSSDEAGEYLIYLLGNRAKVRQGKPITIPLSNSEPEPDIAIVERLGQDYRNHHPYPENIFWLIEYSNSSLTKDLEIKTKIYAEAQIPEYWVINLKTLTLVVFRSPRDEGYQDRETLTQGEISPLAFPDLVISVKQLIGN, encoded by the coding sequence ATGTTAATGCTGGCAAAATGGACAATTGAAGATTACCATCGCATGATTGATGCCGAAATTTTAACACAACGTCAGGTTGAACTCTTAAATGGGGAAATTGTAGAAATGGCACCAGAAGGAGAAGTTCATGCTTATTCTAGTGATGAGGCGGGAGAATACCTAATTTATTTATTAGGAAATCGGGCAAAAGTTCGACAGGGTAAACCGATTACAATTCCCCTCAGCAATTCTGAACCTGAACCTGATATTGCGATTGTTGAACGTTTAGGACAAGATTATCGAAATCATCACCCCTATCCTGAAAATATTTTTTGGTTGATTGAATATTCAAACTCTAGTTTAACTAAAGATTTAGAAATTAAAACTAAAATTTATGCAGAGGCCCAAATTCCTGAATATTGGGTGATTAATTTAAAAACTTTAACATTAGTTGTATTCCGTTCTCCAAGGGATGAGGGATATCAAGATAGAGAAACTTTGACTCAGGGTGAAATTAGTCCGTTAGCGTTCCCTGATTTGGTAATTTCTGTTAAGCAATTAATCGGAAATTAG
- a CDS encoding ArsR/SmtB family transcription factor — MSDSCENLSESVPQPLAPTDTGRRAKIFAALGDPTRLRIIEMLTQQTEMSGSEVASQAGISLALFCHHSKILAEAGLIRIRKDGQTKYNSINWQVLKECFQGLIKSE; from the coding sequence ATGTCCGACTCCTGCGAAAACCTCAGCGAGAGTGTCCCTCAGCCCTTAGCACCCACTGATACTGGCCGACGAGCGAAAATTTTTGCCGCCTTGGGCGACCCGACAAGGTTGCGAATTATTGAGATGTTAACACAACAGACAGAAATGAGTGGTTCTGAGGTGGCATCCCAGGCGGGAATTAGTTTGGCGTTGTTTTGTCACCATTCTAAAATATTAGCAGAAGCGGGATTAATTCGGATTAGAAAAGACGGACAAACGAAATATAATTCGATTAATTGGCAGGTTTTAAAAGAATGTTTTCAGGGGTTAATTAAGTCTGAATAA
- a CDS encoding alkene reductase produces the protein MNTQLNLFSAFQLGRYTLPNRFVMAPLTRNRAGVGNVPGPLNAEYYAQRASAGLIITEATQISPQGVGYPGTPGIHSPEQVEGWKLVTQAVHNQGGRIFLQLWHVGRISHPLLQPNGALPVAPSAIAPEGMASTYEGEKPFVTPRALEIEEISAIVENYRKAAENALVAGFDGVEIHSANGYLLDQFLQDGTNKRTDRYGGTLGNRARFLLEVTEAVVNVWGSDRVGVRLSPGGTFNSISDSNPVATFSYVANALNPFNLAYLHIVEPRINADALNRWDKIEEAEIPLAELTSGFFRTYFKGAIISAGGHDRDSGNEAIASENADLIAYGRLFISNPDLPKRFEINAPLNPYDRSSFYGGTEKGYTDYPTLEQLQPVGVHS, from the coding sequence ATGAACACCCAACTCAACCTATTTTCGGCCTTCCAACTGGGTCGCTACACCCTCCCCAACCGCTTCGTAATGGCTCCATTGACCCGTAACCGGGCTGGAGTCGGGAACGTTCCTGGCCCTCTCAACGCCGAATATTACGCACAACGGGCCTCTGCGGGTTTGATAATTACCGAGGCTACCCAAATTTCTCCCCAGGGAGTAGGCTACCCTGGCACACCGGGCATCCATTCCCCAGAACAGGTAGAAGGCTGGAAACTCGTCACCCAGGCGGTTCACAACCAAGGGGGACGGATTTTCCTACAACTGTGGCACGTTGGCCGAATTTCCCATCCCTTGCTACAACCCAATGGAGCCTTACCTGTAGCCCCCTCAGCCATTGCGCCCGAAGGAATGGCCAGCACCTACGAAGGAGAAAAACCCTTTGTCACCCCCCGTGCTTTGGAAATAGAGGAAATTTCTGCAATTGTAGAAAACTATCGCAAAGCGGCGGAGAATGCTTTAGTTGCGGGGTTTGATGGCGTTGAAATTCATAGTGCAAATGGCTATTTATTGGATCAGTTTCTCCAAGATGGGACAAACAAACGCACAGATCGCTATGGTGGCACACTCGGAAATCGAGCTAGATTCTTGTTAGAAGTTACGGAAGCGGTGGTTAATGTTTGGGGAAGCGATCGCGTGGGGGTGCGACTATCTCCGGGGGGTACATTTAATAGTATATCCGATTCTAATCCTGTCGCTACCTTTAGTTATGTTGCTAATGCTTTAAATCCGTTTAATTTAGCTTATTTGCACATTGTTGAACCTCGAATCAATGCTGATGCTTTGAATCGTTGGGATAAAATAGAGGAGGCAGAAATTCCCTTAGCAGAATTAACCTCTGGATTTTTCCGCACCTATTTTAAGGGTGCAATTATTTCGGCTGGGGGACATGATCGAGACAGTGGAAATGAAGCGATCGCCTCTGAAAATGCCGATTTAATTGCTTACGGGCGGTTATTTATTTCTAATCCTGATTTACCGAAACGGTTTGAGATTAACGCCCCCTTAAATCCTTATGATCGGTCTTCTTTTTATGGAGGAACAGAAAAAGGTTATACAGATTATCCGACCTTAGAGCAATTACAACCTGTGGGCGTTCATTCCTAG
- a CDS encoding Eco57I restriction-modification methylase domain-containing protein → MKTNFILSPNSYDLIPSKKFSAEFKQTAFVLIQEFKNQSLRSFLKEKFEISEKEVYVINVKFKESIQEFIATRNKSFGVFYTPFNIADKIISTIKIDSNFSYLEPSVGTGNFIILLIEKIRQTLPNISLDNLLKSIYGFEIDNEALEICKLRVLLYLENYYFIDQQIYNKLNFYVTDFTIKAPFGFDFLKNFNSLYQDSPEVLEIKKSHKFDYIFGNPPFITFYGRRSKKLLESYRKYYLENYEFIPNSVMNGKLNSYMFFIEQGLNLLNKNGHLIYLLDNSIYETSGEHIRKWIIANFQIHSITQGFSDFNNVCSGQTIWHIIQCKPETEMILEDHNSDHKPSQKINQCTYLNSLECKIDFQQDNLIIAQFKKYKNINYYFPGKSIRTCCMLLNLTDKFLVTPEEYKQDESGLIMPYLEGGKSLSHPDEPFKFEKYIKYDYQLQLDISEEIRKQLEQEGVKNKKRIGLGKLEVYQAPKIFIRQSSNKLIAKFTTENFMANNSLYVLTPIYSNFSFDIWEDILIYTERLLCSTLYSYLAHQLKVIRKNVKQQPQIKISDLKQLPFVLDTHSDFFREIIEVNPINRKKIDSIIYENLCISTPEIKKIEFFLQSV, encoded by the coding sequence ATGAAAACTAATTTTATATTATCTCCTAATTCTTATGATTTAATTCCTTCTAAAAAATTTTCTGCTGAATTTAAGCAGACGGCTTTTGTCTTAATTCAAGAATTTAAAAATCAATCTTTGAGATCTTTTTTAAAAGAAAAATTTGAAATTTCAGAAAAAGAAGTCTATGTTATAAATGTAAAATTCAAAGAATCGATTCAGGAATTTATAGCTACTCGAAATAAAAGTTTTGGAGTTTTTTATACCCCTTTTAATATTGCAGATAAAATCATATCCACAATAAAAATAGATAGTAATTTTTCCTATTTAGAACCTAGCGTTGGCACAGGTAACTTTATCATACTCCTGATTGAAAAAATCAGGCAAACTCTACCTAATATCTCTCTGGATAACCTCCTAAAATCTATTTATGGATTTGAGATTGATAATGAAGCTTTAGAAATTTGTAAGTTAAGAGTTCTTCTGTATTTAGAAAATTATTATTTTATTGATCAACAAATTTATAACAAACTCAATTTTTATGTTACAGATTTTACAATAAAAGCACCTTTTGGATTTGATTTTTTAAAAAATTTTAACAGCCTCTATCAAGATAGTCCAGAAGTTTTAGAAATAAAAAAGAGTCATAAATTTGATTACATTTTTGGGAATCCACCTTTTATTACATTCTATGGGCGCAGAAGTAAAAAATTATTGGAAAGTTATCGAAAATATTACTTAGAGAATTATGAGTTTATACCTAATTCAGTTATGAATGGTAAACTCAACTCTTATATGTTTTTTATAGAACAGGGCTTAAACTTATTAAATAAAAATGGTCATTTGATCTATTTACTCGATAATTCCATATATGAAACATCGGGTGAACATATTCGTAAATGGATTATAGCTAATTTTCAAATTCATTCCATTACTCAAGGATTTAGTGATTTTAATAATGTCTGTAGTGGTCAAACAATTTGGCATATTATTCAATGTAAACCTGAAACTGAAATGATTTTAGAAGATCATAATAGTGATCACAAACCCAGTCAAAAAATCAATCAATGTACTTATCTTAATAGTCTTGAATGCAAAATCGATTTTCAACAAGATAATTTAATTATTGCTCAATTTAAGAAATATAAAAATATTAATTATTATTTTCCTGGAAAATCGATCAGAACTTGTTGTATGTTGTTAAATTTAACGGATAAATTTTTAGTAACACCAGAAGAATATAAACAAGATGAATCGGGTTTAATTATGCCTTATCTTGAAGGAGGTAAGTCCTTATCTCATCCCGATGAACCGTTTAAATTTGAAAAATATATTAAGTATGATTATCAATTACAACTGGATATTAGCGAAGAAATCAGAAAACAATTAGAGCAAGAAGGTGTTAAAAATAAAAAGCGTATTGGTTTAGGTAAACTAGAAGTTTACCAAGCTCCCAAAATATTTATTAGACAATCTTCCAATAAACTGATAGCAAAATTTACAACGGAAAATTTTATGGCTAATAATAGCCTCTATGTATTAACTCCTATTTACTCTAATTTTAGTTTTGATATTTGGGAAGATATTTTAATCTATACGGAAAGGTTACTCTGTTCCACTTTATACTCCTATCTTGCTCATCAATTAAAAGTTATCAGAAAAAATGTTAAACAACAACCTCAAATCAAAATTAGTGATCTGAAACAGCTTCCTTTTGTACTAGATACTCACAGCGATTTTTTTAGGGAAATTATAGAAGTTAATCCAATTAATAGAAAAAAAATAGATTCTATAATTTATGAAAACTTGTGTATAAGTACACCAGAAATTAAGAAGATAGAGTTTTTTTTACAATCTGTTTAA
- a CDS encoding photosystem II protein Y: MDFDFRILIVLLPLLAAAGWAFYNIGAIAVRQVQGFLNRS; the protein is encoded by the coding sequence ATGGACTTCGATTTTCGCATTCTCATTGTTCTATTACCTCTACTCGCGGCGGCGGGTTGGGCTTTCTATAATATCGGGGCGATCGCCGTCAGACAAGTTCAAGGTTTTTTAAATAGAAGTTAA
- a CDS encoding DUF4278 domain-containing protein has product MKLTYRGVPYELNVHSVETWESNIFVKYRGIGYNYRRSIHPLKPLPQALKYRGLTYAASDVNSISQPVEQQSPTSVLKVVPLFKWLKLNNLKAHF; this is encoded by the coding sequence ATGAAACTGACTTATCGTGGTGTTCCTTACGAACTCAACGTTCATTCTGTAGAAACCTGGGAAAGCAATATTTTTGTCAAATACAGAGGTATAGGTTACAATTATCGTCGTTCAATTCATCCTCTGAAACCCTTACCTCAAGCATTAAAATATCGAGGCTTAACTTACGCCGCTTCAGATGTGAATTCTATTTCTCAACCTGTTGAACAACAATCCCCTACTTCAGTTTTAAAGGTTGTTCCCCTGTTCAAATGGCTAAAATTAAATAATCTCAAAGCCCATTTTTAA
- a CDS encoding MoaD/ThiS family protein, with translation MSMTVTVKLFAAFQEAYKVSELILHLQPQTPVSAILDQCIQEHPELEKWRNVTGFAINLEFVTPDTEIQEGDEVVLIPPVSGG, from the coding sequence ATGTCAATGACGGTTACAGTTAAACTGTTTGCAGCGTTTCAAGAAGCCTACAAGGTTTCTGAATTAATCTTACACCTTCAGCCTCAAACTCCGGTGTCTGCAATTTTAGATCAGTGTATTCAGGAGCATCCTGAACTCGAAAAGTGGCGAAACGTAACAGGATTTGCAATTAATTTAGAATTTGTAACTCCCGATACTGAAATCCAGGAGGGAGATGAGGTTGTTTTAATTCCCCCCGTGAGTGGCGGTTAA